Proteins from a genomic interval of Rhizobium etli CFN 42:
- a CDS encoding formate--tetrahydrofolate ligase: protein MPSIKSDIEIARAATKRPIFEIGAKLGIAAEQLVPYGHDKAKVSAEFIAAQAGKKDGKLILVTAINPTPAGEGKTTTTVGLGDGLNRIGKKAIVCIREASLGPCFGVKGGAAGGGYAQVVPMEDINLHFTGDFHAITSAHNLLAAIIDNHIYWGNEENIDIRRITWRRVMDMNDRALRSMISSLGGVANGFPRQGGFDITVASEVMAILCLATDLKDLERRLGDIIIGYRFDKTPVHARDLKADGAMAVLLKDAMQPNLVQTLESNPAFVHGGPFANIAHGCNSVTATKTALKLGEYVVTEAGFGADLGAEKFFDIKCRKAGLRPDAAVIVATVRALKMNGGVKKEDLGTEDVAALKKGCANLGRHVANVRRFGVPVVVAINHFVSDTDAEIAAVKEFVSRLGAEAILCQHWAKGSAGIEELAHKVVELAESGQAKFQPLYGDDISLFEKIEIIASKIYHAGEVTADKAVRDQLQSWEEQGYGKLPVCMAKTQYSFSTDPNLRGAPEGHIVSVREVRLSAGAGFVVAITGEIMTMPGLPKSPSAERIFLNDQGYIEGLF from the coding sequence ATGCCATCCATCAAATCCGATATTGAAATCGCGCGCGCCGCGACCAAGAGGCCGATCTTCGAGATCGGGGCGAAGCTCGGCATCGCGGCCGAGCAGCTCGTCCCCTACGGACACGACAAGGCAAAGGTCAGCGCCGAGTTCATCGCGGCGCAGGCGGGCAAAAAGGACGGCAAGCTGATCCTCGTCACTGCGATCAATCCGACGCCGGCGGGCGAGGGCAAGACGACGACGACTGTTGGGCTCGGCGACGGATTGAACCGGATCGGCAAGAAAGCGATCGTCTGCATCCGAGAGGCGTCTCTCGGCCCGTGCTTCGGCGTCAAGGGCGGAGCGGCCGGCGGCGGTTATGCGCAGGTCGTGCCGATGGAAGACATCAACCTGCATTTCACCGGCGATTTCCACGCGATCACCTCGGCGCACAATCTGCTGGCGGCGATAATCGACAATCACATCTACTGGGGCAACGAAGAGAATATCGACATCCGCCGCATCACCTGGCGGCGGGTCATGGACATGAACGACCGGGCGCTGAGGAGCATGATCTCCTCGCTCGGCGGCGTTGCCAACGGTTTTCCGCGCCAGGGCGGCTTCGACATCACCGTCGCCTCCGAGGTGATGGCGATCCTCTGCCTCGCCACCGATCTCAAGGATCTGGAGCGGCGGCTCGGCGACATCATCATCGGCTACCGCTTCGACAAAACACCGGTGCATGCGCGCGACCTGAAGGCTGATGGCGCCATGGCGGTGCTGCTCAAGGATGCCATGCAGCCGAACCTCGTGCAGACGCTGGAGAGCAACCCGGCCTTCGTACATGGCGGTCCGTTCGCCAATATCGCTCATGGCTGCAATTCGGTGACAGCGACGAAGACGGCGCTAAAGCTCGGAGAGTATGTGGTGACGGAAGCGGGATTCGGGGCGGATCTGGGCGCCGAGAAATTCTTCGACATCAAATGCCGCAAGGCCGGGCTGAGACCGGACGCGGCGGTCATCGTCGCGACCGTCCGTGCGCTGAAAATGAATGGCGGGGTGAAGAAGGAGGATCTCGGCACGGAGGATGTCGCGGCGCTGAAGAAGGGCTGCGCCAATCTCGGCCGGCACGTCGCCAATGTGCGCCGTTTCGGCGTTCCGGTGGTCGTCGCGATCAACCATTTCGTCTCCGATACCGACGCGGAGATTGCGGCGGTGAAGGAATTTGTCTCCCGGCTCGGCGCCGAGGCGATCCTCTGCCAGCACTGGGCGAAAGGTTCGGCCGGCATCGAGGAACTGGCGCACAAGGTGGTGGAACTCGCCGAATCGGGCCAGGCAAAATTCCAGCCGCTCTATGGCGACGATATTTCGCTGTTCGAGAAGATCGAGATCATTGCCTCGAAGATCTACCATGCCGGCGAGGTGACGGCAGACAAGGCGGTGCGCGATCAGCTGCAGAGCTGGGAGGAGCAGGGCTACGGCAAGTTACCGGTCTGCATGGCGAAGACGCAATATTCCTTCTCCACCGATCCAAACCTGCGTGGCGCGCCGGAAGGGCATATCGTCTCGGTGCGGGAGGTGCGGCTTTCGGCCGGCGCCGGCTTTGTCGTCGCCATCACCGGCGAGATCATGACCATGCCCGGCCTGCCGAAATCACCGTCGGCGGAGCGGATTTTTCTGAACGACCAGGGCTATATCGAAGGGTTGTTCTGA
- a CDS encoding COG3904 family protein: protein MRFAFCLPLNHLFSLALLAFLLLSLPIDAATSQAAGQKAAGQPPMRFIIVRSLLCMEDCPEWISAEGRITSDTPAQLRKVLKKIGDRKLPVVFQSEGGEVDAAYAMGRMIRKAGLETAVGGTRLKDCPEDDARCAAAIAKDGSSVGVTYSDGAYCFSACPLAFAGGVSRVSSQWAFIGVHQITTVYNRMRISYRIEYKIVNGKKTEISRKEVGRKAVGQSSSTKLGKKATAALTTYLKEMDVSGDLIALMMSTAPDRITIIPPADALRMGLNTEMLAYNEWPGMPLCGPGAATDAACHGHSAVEAAGAPGQVAVADTSEKLPTTQPMDFLLMHHGNCQEECTQWISAEGAITPDTPARLEAILKTLGERKLPVVLQSNGGDMDAAFAMGRIIRAAGLETSVGRTRLPNCPTLNPRCKASIAKSGPTEGEVSAGGAYCLSTCALVLMSGTPRLVGYSDIGLVRPTTAESTKFFAYFDEMGVNAESFEAMMIATSVERKEIPRAQALELGIVNGIIPYGDEPGDRLCGPDAKESLRCPRKAEAEIVPAAGVSN from the coding sequence GTGCGCTTTGCATTTTGCCTGCCTTTGAATCATTTGTTTTCTCTCGCATTACTTGCTTTTCTTTTATTGAGCTTGCCAATCGATGCAGCGACCTCGCAGGCAGCAGGGCAGAAGGCGGCAGGGCAGCCGCCGATGCGTTTCATCATCGTACGCAGCCTCCTCTGCATGGAAGACTGTCCTGAATGGATATCGGCAGAGGGCCGCATAACCTCCGATACTCCCGCCCAGCTTAGAAAAGTTCTGAAGAAAATCGGGGACCGGAAACTGCCCGTCGTCTTCCAGTCGGAAGGTGGTGAGGTGGATGCTGCATATGCGATGGGCCGGATGATCCGCAAGGCAGGCCTGGAAACAGCTGTAGGGGGCACGCGACTGAAGGATTGCCCGGAGGATGATGCGCGTTGCGCCGCGGCTATCGCCAAGGATGGCAGCTCGGTCGGCGTCACCTATTCGGATGGTGCATACTGCTTTTCCGCATGTCCCCTGGCCTTCGCCGGCGGCGTCTCGCGCGTCTCCTCGCAATGGGCCTTCATCGGCGTCCACCAGATCACGACCGTCTACAACAGGATGCGTATCTCCTATCGCATCGAATATAAGATCGTGAACGGCAAGAAGACGGAAATTTCCCGCAAGGAGGTTGGACGCAAGGCGGTGGGACAGAGCAGCTCTACCAAGCTCGGAAAGAAGGCCACTGCTGCCCTGACGACCTATTTGAAGGAGATGGACGTTAGCGGCGATCTGATCGCTTTGATGATGAGTACGGCTCCTGATCGCATCACGATCATACCGCCTGCAGATGCACTTCGCATGGGGCTGAACACCGAAATGCTGGCCTACAATGAGTGGCCGGGCATGCCGCTTTGCGGGCCGGGTGCAGCCACTGATGCAGCCTGCCACGGCCATTCGGCGGTCGAAGCGGCTGGTGCGCCCGGGCAGGTTGCAGTCGCAGACACAAGCGAGAAACTGCCGACAACCCAGCCGATGGACTTTCTCCTGATGCATCATGGCAATTGTCAGGAGGAGTGCACGCAGTGGATTTCTGCGGAAGGAGCCATCACGCCGGATACCCCGGCTCGGCTGGAGGCGATCTTGAAGACGCTCGGCGAAAGAAAGCTGCCGGTCGTGCTTCAGTCCAATGGCGGGGACATGGATGCGGCTTTCGCGATGGGGCGTATAATCCGTGCAGCAGGTCTGGAGACCTCGGTCGGCAGAACGCGGTTGCCGAACTGCCCGACGCTAAATCCACGTTGCAAGGCGAGCATCGCCAAAAGCGGGCCGACCGAGGGGGAGGTCTCTGCCGGCGGTGCATACTGCCTTTCGACCTGTGCTCTCGTCTTGATGAGCGGAACGCCGCGACTTGTCGGATATTCCGATATCGGCCTCGTGAGACCCACGACGGCTGAATCCACGAAATTCTTCGCCTATTTCGATGAGATGGGTGTCAATGCCGAGTCCTTCGAGGCGATGATGATCGCGACCTCGGTTGAGCGAAAAGAAATTCCTCGTGCACAGGCGCTCGAGCTTGGCATCGTCAATGGCATCATCCCTTATGGCGATGAGCCCGGCGATCGCCTGTGTGGACCCGATGCCAAAGAAAGTCTTCGATGCCCCAGAAAAGCTGAGGCAGAGATCGTTCCTGCTGCTGGGGTCTCGAATTGA
- a CDS encoding helix-turn-helix transcriptional regulator: protein MSYMTTSERQSLLAAELAVAGTRGLFAQGLGRVSAAFGLSYATLMHAPSPEDLLLKPLLIESSLPAAYVRDFDRANMMRGCPFGVRLRESAVPLAWHLDDTVNGQAFPAELRALMLRHAIPAGVAMPTIAVDGRRLVFWFCGERAALGQSEVNELAIVILHTLDAYNAVRRNEENAHSALSARELEVVRWTAQGKTSIEIGQILTLSDHTVNAYMTNAIKKLDCVNRTQLVAKAIRLKLIS from the coding sequence ATGTCTTATATGACCACCTCTGAAAGACAGTCGTTGCTTGCGGCGGAACTTGCTGTTGCCGGAACGCGCGGCCTGTTTGCACAAGGGCTCGGCAGAGTCTCCGCGGCCTTCGGGCTCTCCTATGCGACGCTGATGCACGCTCCCTCGCCGGAAGATCTCCTCCTGAAACCGCTACTGATCGAAAGCTCGCTTCCCGCGGCCTATGTCAGAGACTTCGATCGCGCCAACATGATGCGCGGTTGCCCTTTCGGCGTACGACTGAGGGAGTCGGCCGTGCCGCTGGCCTGGCACCTCGACGATACCGTCAATGGACAGGCCTTTCCGGCCGAACTGCGCGCCTTGATGCTGCGCCATGCGATACCTGCGGGTGTTGCCATGCCGACGATAGCAGTCGATGGCCGGCGCCTGGTCTTCTGGTTCTGCGGCGAGCGTGCGGCGCTTGGCCAGAGCGAGGTCAACGAGTTGGCGATCGTCATTCTGCATACCCTCGACGCATACAATGCGGTCAGGCGTAATGAGGAAAACGCGCACAGTGCGCTGTCGGCGCGTGAACTTGAAGTCGTGCGCTGGACGGCACAGGGCAAGACTTCGATCGAGATCGGCCAGATCTTGACGCTGTCCGACCATACGGTGAATGCCTACATGACCAATGCGATAAAAAAACTCGATTGCGTCAATCGCACCCAGTTAGTAGCAAAAGCAATTCGATTGAAGCTGATCAGCTGA
- a CDS encoding anthranilate synthase — MVTILRDDGAEMYETKGGISVTRQRRAIPYSDAVSSYVDKLDERRGAVFSSNYEYPGRYTRWDTAVVDPPLGISSFGREVWIEAYNERGEVLLGFVTERLQTVPDLVLGASSARRLDLSVKAPDRVFTEEERSKMPTVFTVLRAVNDLFYSQADASLGLYGAFGYDIAFQFDAIDLKLTRPSDQRDMVLYLPDEILVVDNYAAKAWIDRYDFAKDGVTTEGKAGDIAPEPFNHTHSIPPKSDHRPGEYADLVVKAKESFRKGDLFEVVPGQKFMERCESRPSDISKRLKAINPSPYSFFINLGNQEYLVGASPEMFVRVSGRRIETCPISGTIKRGDDPIADSEQILKLLNSKKDESELTMCSDVDRNDKSRVCEPGSVKVIGRRQIEMYSRLIHTVDHIEGRLRDDMDAFDGFLSHAWAVTVTGAPKLWAMRFIESHEKSPRAWYGGAIGMVGFNGDMNTGLTLRTVRIKDGIAEVRAGATLLNDSIPEEEEAETELKASAMLSAIRDAKTGNSGKVQRDVASVGKGVRILLVDHEDSFVHTLANYFRQTGATVSTVRTPVPDEIFDRLNPDLVVLSPGPGTPKDFDCKATIKKARARNLPIFGVCLGLQALAEAYGGELRHLALPMHGKPSRIRVLEPGIVFSGLSKEVTVGRYHSIFADPSTLPPEFIITAESEDGTIMGIEHAKEPIAAVQFHPESIMTLGGDAGMRMIENVVAHLARKVKTKAA; from the coding sequence ATGGTAACGATCCTGCGGGATGATGGTGCGGAAATGTACGAGACCAAGGGCGGGATATCGGTCACGCGGCAGCGGCGGGCGATCCCTTATAGCGACGCGGTCTCCTCCTATGTCGACAAGCTCGACGAGCGCCGCGGTGCGGTGTTTTCGTCGAACTACGAATATCCGGGCCGCTATACGCGCTGGGATACCGCCGTTGTCGATCCGCCGCTCGGCATCTCTTCCTTCGGACGCGAGGTCTGGATCGAAGCCTATAATGAACGCGGCGAGGTACTTCTCGGATTCGTGACCGAGCGGCTGCAGACGGTGCCCGACCTCGTGCTCGGCGCTTCCTCCGCCCGCCGTCTCGACCTCTCCGTCAAGGCGCCGGACCGGGTGTTCACCGAGGAAGAGCGCTCGAAGATGCCGACCGTCTTCACAGTGCTGCGCGCCGTCAACGACCTCTTCTACTCGCAGGCGGATGCGAGTCTCGGACTGTACGGCGCCTTCGGCTATGACATTGCCTTCCAGTTCGATGCGATCGATTTGAAGCTCACACGGCCTTCCGACCAGCGCGACATGGTGCTCTACCTGCCGGACGAAATCCTCGTCGTCGACAACTACGCCGCGAAAGCCTGGATCGACCGCTACGATTTCGCGAAGGACGGCGTGACGACCGAGGGCAAGGCCGGTGATATCGCGCCCGAGCCCTTCAATCACACGCATTCCATTCCGCCGAAGAGCGACCATCGGCCGGGCGAGTATGCCGATCTCGTCGTCAAGGCGAAGGAAAGCTTCCGCAAGGGTGATCTCTTCGAGGTCGTGCCCGGGCAGAAGTTCATGGAGCGCTGCGAAAGCAGGCCTTCCGACATTTCCAAGCGGCTGAAGGCGATCAATCCGTCGCCCTATTCCTTCTTCATCAATCTCGGCAATCAGGAATATCTGGTCGGCGCCTCGCCCGAAATGTTCGTGCGCGTGTCCGGCCGCCGGATCGAGACCTGCCCGATCTCGGGCACGATCAAGCGTGGCGACGATCCGATCGCCGACAGCGAGCAGATCCTCAAGCTTTTGAATTCCAAAAAGGACGAATCCGAACTGACCATGTGCTCGGACGTCGACCGCAACGACAAGAGCCGCGTCTGCGAGCCGGGCTCCGTCAAGGTGATCGGCCGCCGCCAGATCGAGATGTATTCGCGCCTCATCCACACGGTGGACCACATCGAGGGGCGGTTGCGCGACGACATGGACGCGTTCGACGGGTTCCTCAGCCACGCCTGGGCCGTCACCGTCACCGGCGCGCCGAAGCTCTGGGCGATGCGCTTCATCGAGAGCCATGAAAAGAGCCCTCGCGCATGGTATGGTGGGGCAATCGGCATGGTCGGCTTCAACGGCGACATGAACACCGGCCTGACGCTGCGCACCGTGCGCATCAAGGATGGCATCGCCGAGGTGCGCGCCGGCGCGACGCTGCTCAACGATTCCATCCCAGAGGAAGAAGAAGCCGAAACCGAACTGAAGGCCTCCGCCATGCTTTCCGCCATCCGAGACGCCAAGACCGGCAATTCCGGCAAGGTTCAGCGCGACGTCGCAAGCGTCGGCAAGGGCGTCCGCATTCTGCTCGTCGACCATGAGGACAGCTTCGTCCACACGCTGGCCAATTATTTCCGCCAGACGGGAGCGACGGTTTCGACCGTGCGCACGCCGGTGCCGGACGAGATCTTCGACCGGCTGAACCCGGATCTGGTCGTGCTGTCGCCCGGGCCCGGAACGCCGAAGGATTTCGACTGCAAGGCCACGATCAAGAAGGCACGGGCGCGCAATCTGCCGATCTTCGGCGTCTGCCTCGGCCTGCAGGCGCTCGCCGAAGCCTATGGCGGAGAGTTGCGCCATCTGGCGCTGCCGATGCACGGCAAGCCGTCGCGCATCCGCGTGCTGGAGCCGGGCATCGTCTTCTCGGGGCTTTCCAAGGAGGTCACGGTCGGCCGTTACCACTCGATCTTCGCCGATCCCTCGACGCTGCCGCCTGAGTTCATCATTACTGCGGAAAGCGAGGACGGCACGATCATGGGCATCGAACATGCCAAGGAGCCGATCGCCGCGGTGCAGTTCCACCCGGAATCGATCATGACACTCGGCGGCGATGCGGGAATGCGGATGATCGAGAACGTCGTGGCGCATCTGGCGCGCAAGGTGAAGACGAAGGCCGCTTGA
- a CDS encoding TonB-dependent hemoglobin/transferrin/lactoferrin family receptor, translating into MVCTAVAAVLPVSQSFAQSAPATTPEATADDSTVLQKIVVKGKRVAPGSVADTPLATEITQKQLEEKQVTNYDDIGRSVDAGVNYSRADAGFNLRGLSGARILTTIDGIPIPYISNSSRQGAFAPANANGGGDTFDFDSLSSLDIVRGADSSKGGSGMLGGAIVLNTLEPEDLIPEGRDWGAIVKSTYDSEDRSLSGSAAAARKIGGTSILLQGGYRKGHERANMGNNDVYGALRTEANPADFDQNNLLFKLRQEIEGGHRIGLTAERFRRDLETDLRHLQGGTSPRNFMIDQYDGRERRDRDRVSLDYDYEAQSSDAFFSSARATLYWQDLKKEAGSGGRTTVNVAYGRHNEVENETWGFSGTATKDFEYSGLNHSVRVGLDVGVSNWSQYSWALCPTSTTCPSLNNQAEVPNVDSQNLGLVVEDKIEIGNTGFALTPGFRFDWFNYDPSTGGGFSNNTGLIRFGDLRDRTEAAMSPKILATYGLTPDVELYMQLAVGFRAPTVDELYSRFYNPTGRYAQLGNPDLEPEIGRGIEVGANFDTGDFSGRVAAFHTRYQDFIETVTSVDATGFTEFNYTNVAAATISGIEASAVKTFNNGINLHASLAYAYGRNEETTQRLRSVAPFKAIIGGGWSNETFGFDLSSTLSAGMLTDHLKTPVSNTADTTFDAPGYAIVDLTGWWTPEQLPGLRVQAGVYNIFDQEHYNALAVRDVNLSSATASQPREWYSEPGRTFKVSLTKTF; encoded by the coding sequence TTGGTCTGCACGGCAGTTGCAGCTGTTCTTCCTGTTTCGCAGTCTTTCGCGCAAAGCGCTCCGGCCACGACGCCGGAAGCGACGGCCGATGACAGCACCGTGCTGCAGAAGATCGTCGTCAAGGGCAAACGCGTGGCGCCGGGCAGCGTTGCCGATACGCCGCTCGCGACCGAGATCACCCAGAAGCAGCTGGAAGAGAAGCAGGTCACCAATTACGACGATATCGGCCGTAGCGTCGATGCGGGCGTGAACTATTCGCGCGCCGACGCCGGCTTCAACCTGCGCGGCCTTTCCGGTGCTCGCATTCTGACGACGATCGACGGCATTCCGATCCCTTACATCTCGAACAGCTCGCGCCAGGGTGCTTTTGCGCCTGCTAACGCCAATGGCGGCGGCGACACTTTCGATTTCGATTCACTGTCCTCGCTCGATATCGTGCGTGGCGCGGATTCGAGCAAGGGCGGTTCGGGCATGCTCGGCGGCGCCATCGTTCTCAATACGCTAGAGCCGGAGGATCTCATTCCTGAAGGCCGCGACTGGGGTGCGATCGTCAAGTCGACCTATGACAGCGAAGACAGGAGCCTTTCCGGCTCGGCTGCCGCTGCCAGGAAGATTGGTGGCACCTCGATCCTGTTGCAGGGCGGCTACCGCAAAGGCCATGAGCGCGCGAACATGGGCAACAATGACGTTTACGGTGCTCTTCGCACCGAGGCGAATCCTGCCGATTTCGATCAGAACAACCTGCTCTTCAAACTGCGCCAGGAGATAGAAGGCGGTCATCGCATCGGCTTGACGGCGGAGCGCTTCCGCCGCGACCTGGAAACCGACCTGCGCCACCTTCAGGGAGGAACCAGCCCTCGCAACTTCATGATCGACCAGTATGACGGTCGCGAACGGCGTGACCGCGATCGCGTATCGCTCGACTATGATTATGAAGCGCAGTCTTCCGACGCATTCTTCAGCAGCGCGCGGGCCACGCTTTATTGGCAGGATTTGAAGAAGGAGGCCGGCAGCGGGGGCCGCACGACCGTCAATGTTGCCTATGGCCGCCACAACGAGGTCGAAAACGAAACCTGGGGCTTCAGCGGCACCGCGACGAAGGATTTCGAATATTCCGGCCTCAACCACTCCGTTCGCGTCGGCCTCGACGTCGGCGTCTCCAACTGGAGCCAATATAGTTGGGCTTTGTGCCCCACGTCGACGACTTGCCCGTCGCTGAACAATCAGGCGGAAGTGCCCAATGTGGACAGCCAGAACCTTGGGCTAGTAGTCGAAGACAAGATCGAGATCGGCAATACCGGATTTGCGCTGACACCCGGCTTCCGCTTCGACTGGTTCAACTACGATCCCTCGACCGGCGGCGGTTTTTCCAACAATACCGGCCTTATCCGTTTCGGAGATCTTCGCGACCGCACGGAAGCCGCCATGTCGCCGAAAATCCTTGCGACATATGGCCTGACGCCCGATGTAGAGCTCTATATGCAACTGGCCGTCGGCTTCCGTGCGCCCACCGTCGACGAACTCTACAGCCGCTTCTACAACCCCACTGGCCGCTACGCCCAGCTCGGCAATCCTGATCTGGAACCGGAAATCGGCCGCGGCATCGAAGTCGGCGCCAATTTTGACACAGGCGATTTTAGCGGCAGGGTCGCGGCTTTCCATACCCGTTATCAGGACTTCATCGAGACGGTGACGAGCGTCGACGCGACCGGCTTCACGGAATTCAATTACACGAACGTCGCAGCGGCCACGATCTCGGGTATCGAAGCCAGCGCCGTCAAGACGTTCAACAATGGCATCAATCTGCATGCTTCGCTTGCCTATGCCTATGGCAGGAACGAGGAGACCACGCAGCGCCTGCGCTCGGTGGCGCCGTTCAAGGCGATCATCGGCGGCGGCTGGAGCAATGAGACCTTCGGCTTCGACCTTTCCTCGACGCTTTCGGCCGGCATGCTGACCGACCACCTCAAAACACCCGTCAGCAACACCGCCGACACGACCTTCGATGCGCCCGGCTATGCGATCGTGGACCTGACCGGTTGGTGGACGCCGGAACAGCTGCCTGGCCTGCGCGTTCAAGCGGGTGTCTACAACATCTTCGACCAGGAGCACTACAACGCGCTCGCCGTGCGCGACGTCAATCTCAGCTCGGCGACGGCGTCGCAGCCGCGGGAGTGGTATTCCGAGCCTGGCCGCACATTCAAGGTCTCGCTCACCAAAACCTTTTGA
- a CDS encoding DUF2161 domain-containing phosphodiesterase, whose product METSLYLPVKGFLEAAGYAVKGEVGGCDLVGLSDGEPPVVVVCELKLSFNLELLLQAVDRAAMSDEVWIAARVSAKGRGRETDKRYRDLCRRLGIGMLGVSDGGEVSVIVSSVSPMPRANPKRRTRLVNEHQRRRGDPAVGGGSRAPIMTAYRQQALLCAAALERGIVRPRDMKALTPKAGPILRDNVYGWFERQEKGVYALTPAGQAALLLWPQSLQSDPVS is encoded by the coding sequence ATGGAGACGTCGCTCTATCTGCCAGTCAAGGGCTTCCTGGAGGCGGCCGGTTATGCCGTCAAGGGTGAGGTCGGCGGATGCGATCTCGTCGGCTTGAGCGACGGCGAGCCGCCCGTGGTGGTAGTATGCGAACTCAAGCTCTCCTTCAATCTCGAACTGCTTCTGCAGGCGGTCGACCGGGCTGCGATGAGCGATGAGGTCTGGATCGCGGCGCGTGTTTCCGCCAAGGGGCGCGGACGGGAGACCGATAAGCGCTACCGCGATCTCTGCCGTCGCCTCGGCATTGGCATGCTCGGGGTCTCCGACGGCGGCGAGGTCAGCGTCATCGTCAGTTCCGTTTCACCGATGCCGCGCGCCAATCCGAAGCGGCGCACGCGTCTCGTCAATGAGCACCAGCGCCGCCGCGGCGATCCCGCCGTCGGCGGCGGCTCGCGGGCACCAATCATGACGGCGTATCGCCAGCAGGCGCTGCTCTGCGCGGCCGCGCTCGAACGGGGAATTGTGCGCCCACGCGATATGAAGGCGCTGACGCCAAAAGCAGGTCCGATCCTGCGCGACAATGTCTACGGGTGGTTCGAGCGTCAGGAAAAGGGCGTCTACGCCCTGACGCCGGCAGGCCAGGCCGCTCTCCTGCTGTGGCCGCAATCTCTCCAGTCCGACCCGGTTTCATGA